TACGTCGCGATGCTGGACAAGGACCTCGCCAGGCAGTCCGGCGGCGTGTACTTCATCCGGGTGGAGGACACCGACGCAGCCAGGACCGTCGAGGGCGCCACCGCGCTGTTCGACGTGGCCTTCGGCTACTTCGGCGTGACGGCGGACGAGACCGACCAGAACGGCGCCTACGGCCCGTACACCCAGTCAGCGCGGGAGCAGATCTACCTCAGCTACGTCAGGGAGTTCCTCCGCGGCGGCTTGGCCTACCTGTGCTTCGCCACCAGAGAGGAGCTCGCCGCGGCCGCCGACGAGCAGCGCGCGGCGAAGGTGCCCACCGGCTACTACGGCCGCTGGGCTCCCTGGCGCGACGCCCCCGCCGAGCGGGTTCGTGAGGCGCTCACGGCCGGCCGGCCGTACGTGGTCCGGTTCCGCTCCCCCGGCGACGGCGGCCGCGCCGCGTTCACCGACCTGGTGCGCGGCGACCTGTCGGCCGACGCCAACCGCAACGACGTCGTCATCCTGAAGAGCTCCGACAACCCGGTGCGGCTGCCGACCTACCACTTCGCGCACGTGGTGGACGACCACCTGATGCGGGTCACCCACGTGATCCGCGGCGACGAATGGCTCTCATCCGTCCCGGTGCACCTGCAGCTGTTCGCCGCCGCCGGGTTCGAGCCCGTCGCGTACGCGCACATCGCGCCGCTGCTGAAGCAGGACGGCACCGCGAAGCGGAAGCTCTCCAAGCGCAAGGACCCCGAGGCCTCGGTCGAGTTCTTCATCAGCGCCGGCTACCCGGCGCCGGCCGTGCTCTACTACCTGCGCGGGCTGATCAACGGGCGGCTCGCGGAGCTGCCCCTGGAGCAGGCGCTGCACGAGCCGCTGCGGCTGTCCGAGGCGGGCGTGTCCGGGGCGCTGGTCGACCTGGTCAAGCTGGAGGACATCTCCGCCGACCACATCGCCACCATCCCGAGCGAGGAGATCCTCGGCCAGGTCGTCGCCTGGGCCGAGGCCTACGACACCGAGCTCGCGGCGGCGGCACGGGCCGAGCCCGAGCTCGCGCTGCGGGCGCTCGACATCGAGCGGACGGGCGTCGACAACCCGCGCAAGGATCTGCGCAAGTGGTCGGACTTCCGCCCGGTCTACGGCTACTTCTTCACCGGCCTGTTCGAGCCGGTGACCGACCCGGCCGACCCCCGGCTCGGCGCGCTCGCGCCCGAGGTCGTCCGGGAGCTGTGCGCCGAGTTCCTGCGGAACTACCAGGACCTGACCGACGGCGACGCGTGGTTCGGCCAGTTGCGTGCCGCGGCGGCGGCCACCGGCTTCGCCGGGAGCCCCAAGGAGTACAAGGCCGACAAGGACGCCTTCCACGGCTCCACGAAGGAGGCGTCGCAGGTCATCCGCGTCCTGCTCACCGGCTCGAACCGCAGCCCCGCCTTCCACCTCGTCTCCCATGCCCTCGGCGAGGCCGAGGTCCGCCGCCGCGTCGGCGCTGTCCTCGCCTGACCGGCCACGGGTCTCGTCCTGCTGTCGTGCGTTGTGGCCCCGAGCCTTCTTCGTCCCACGACGCGGGACAGGTTCCCCACAACGTCTGACGAGGCTGGCGGACCGGCCGACGGCGATGGAGGGGACACCTGGATGTCGGTGCCGTCGCGCGTCCACCGGTCCAGCGCGGGATGGTGGGCGCCTCGACGCCTAGCCCGACGGGTTCGCAGCCCCGGGCTGGGCGAGTCAGCCGCCCAGCAGCCGCGCGAGTCGGCGAAGGCGCAGGCCAGACGTCGGGTGCAGATCAGAACGCGCAGCCTCGGCCAGCAATGCCGCCGGCTCGGTCGAAACGAATCTGAGCTCGTCCAGCTCCTGTCCCCGCCCGGCCTCCAAGATCTCGATAGACGACCATGGTGCGCGGAGAACGGCCACCAGGCTGACGTTCATGATGGGCATCTCGATGACCGCCGTGGGTACCGAGATGTCCACCTGGTCGGCGGGCAGCCCGAGCTCTTCGACGAACCCACGCCTTGCGGCATGGACGGCTGGGTTCTCACGCCCCGGCGCGAAGTCGTCGCCGGTCAGCTGTTCCTCGAAGCTGGCCGACCATCGTCCGGGCGCGTACGGGGTGCCTCGACCCCGGCGCGCCATCAGCACCTCGTCATCCGAGCTAACGACGATGCAATGCATGCACGCAATGCCGGGCAGTTGGACAGCCCCACGTAGCCATCCCTCGATCATCCGATCCTGGTACTCACGTAGCCGTGGGTGCGCGCGCCGCAGGGCGCGGTGGAAGGCTGCACCCTGTTCCCAGGTCGTCGCCGCGACTGATACCTCCGTCACGCCGCTGTCGGACCTGGAAACCGCGCGGAAGCGGTACTTCGATTCCCAGCCCTCACCGACCTCGGCGTAGTCCTGATCGGTGGCGAATTCGGCCGCCTCCGGATCGATTGCCGCCTCCTCCGTCTCGACCAGGCCTACGACAACGCTGCTATTTCCGCTGTGGTCGCTGTGGGAAGGCTGCGCCAGCACCTCGAAACCGCCTTCGTCGACAAGGCAGTCCTCGGCCTTCGTGGACCTCGTCACCAGGTCGAGCAGCTCGCGCGCGAGCAGCGGGCGCCCCGCCGAGGCGGCATCGCGGGCAGCATCGACGACCAGCCAGCGCCGAGCGGCGCGCAGCGCGGGGGTCGGGGCATTGTCGATCTGCGTCGCGAGCGCTTCCCGGCACGCCTGCCGGACGTCGGCGGACAGCGGCGGACCGCCAAGCTCGTCGACCAGCGCGGCGCGGGCTCGCGGATCCTCCGCGATGCCAAGGCACCTCGCGATGACTCTGCGTACGAACGTCTGCTGATGCGCGAAGCCGTCGATCAATGCCGTGAGCAGCTGGGGAGTCAGTTCGCCCCGGGCAATCCGCTCATATGCGCGGTCGGCGTAGGCCCGCACGACCCGCCAGTCGGAGTACTGACCCCGTTCGTCAAGCGGGTTGAGGTACCTGACGATCTCTTCTTCGTCAACCTCCGGAGCGGCGCCCGACGCCTGGCCAGCAAGGCGTGCCACGCTTTCCACGGCGGCCCGCCGCGTCCGGGGATCGAAATCCAGCTCCACGATGATCCGCTCCAGAATGCCGATGGATGACGCACGCTCCGTGTCGCCGAACTCCTGACCGAACTCGCCCAGTGCCTCGGCGACCTCGCCGAGAACCTGATGGTCGGCCCCCGACTCCAACTCGGCGAGCGCGAACTCCTGGAGTGCCAGCAGCGCATCCGGGGTCCGGTATCTCGCGAGCGCCTCGACGAACCGTCGGCGCAATGACCAGCG
Above is a window of Pseudofrankia saprophytica DNA encoding:
- a CDS encoding glutamate--tRNA ligase, producing MIDRDEIDALFPSDLPEPAYWETRYPPRDLPPGAMVTRLGPSPTGFAHLGGVYVAMLDKDLARQSGGVYFIRVEDTDAARTVEGATALFDVAFGYFGVTADETDQNGAYGPYTQSAREQIYLSYVREFLRGGLAYLCFATREELAAAADEQRAAKVPTGYYGRWAPWRDAPAERVREALTAGRPYVVRFRSPGDGGRAAFTDLVRGDLSADANRNDVVILKSSDNPVRLPTYHFAHVVDDHLMRVTHVIRGDEWLSSVPVHLQLFAAAGFEPVAYAHIAPLLKQDGTAKRKLSKRKDPEASVEFFISAGYPAPAVLYYLRGLINGRLAELPLEQALHEPLRLSEAGVSGALVDLVKLEDISADHIATIPSEEILGQVVAWAEAYDTELAAAARAEPELALRALDIERTGVDNPRKDLRKWSDFRPVYGYFFTGLFEPVTDPADPRLGALAPEVVRELCAEFLRNYQDLTDGDAWFGQLRAAAAATGFAGSPKEYKADKDAFHGSTKEASQVIRVLLTGSNRSPAFHLVSHALGEAEVRRRVGAVLA
- a CDS encoding HEAT repeat domain-containing protein; this encodes MGVVPAPAGYFLERAEARALDDIAASGRTAVLSQVLAGLGGVGKTQLAAAYARRALGAGTVDLLMWVSASSRETVVAQYAQAARQLTGTDEHASEDAARRFLAWLATTSRRWLIVLDDLTAPGHLRDLWPPATGSGRTIVTTRRRDAALVTENRRMIVLGVFTDLEARTYLRSALAEHPRLADDVEGVARDLANLPLALGQAVAFMRDRDLTCADYRRRFTDRRRRLAELFPEADAVPDQYQRTIDVTWSLSIEIANELAPRGLALPLLRLASLLDPNGAPARVFEAPAALRWLTSAWVAGADDGDEVTADHARDGLRCLHRLSLVTVDDGVVRVHALVQRAVRERLGVALAAEMARTAVDALWWSWDAGDDRDWPLLAMAVQVAHDASDEDLKRGAFDKLVDMLDRKRLSPGWNARAWAATYVLRDKFDVLLPLVLDCLAGDQVNPPRSEADARASGLGPPARVTPEAASSLASVFEVVEDWHTARPERAIPVLRDGLVRWSLRRRFVEALARYRTPDALLALQEFALAELESGADHQVLGEVAEALGEFGQEFGDTERASSIGILERIIVELDFDPRTRRAAVESVARLAGQASGAAPEVDEEEIVRYLNPLDERGQYSDWRVVRAYADRAYERIARGELTPQLLTALIDGFAHQQTFVRRVIARCLGIAEDPRARAALVDELGGPPLSADVRQACREALATQIDNAPTPALRAARRWLVVDAARDAASAGRPLLARELLDLVTRSTKAEDCLVDEGGFEVLAQPSHSDHSGNSSVVVGLVETEEAAIDPEAAEFATDQDYAEVGEGWESKYRFRAVSRSDSGVTEVSVAATTWEQGAAFHRALRRAHPRLREYQDRMIEGWLRGAVQLPGIACMHCIVVSSDDEVLMARRGRGTPYAPGRWSASFEEQLTGDDFAPGRENPAVHAARRGFVEELGLPADQVDISVPTAVIEMPIMNVSLVAVLRAPWSSIEILEAGRGQELDELRFVSTEPAALLAEAARSDLHPTSGLRLRRLARLLGG